In Coccidioides posadasii str. Silveira chromosome 4, complete sequence, one genomic interval encodes:
- a CDS encoding uncharacterized protein (EggNog:ENOG410PQGD~COG:S), protein MATSDIEMTGTKRSGEEIGNVYRKKFKASELPISPGQRAAIDNLLYSFKKKGGFDAARKKIWAEFNNDSEAKKSFIVSLIEMAESEIERDPSLLSRERGKAATLIEGAVDRSDLYKSVENAIDALSANCLEEILDTLRSIRRQEVGEEIATAEQRKGNTTDEEYARLVEAKRQEREEARLKELEMKKKLEEERAKAEAEERQRQRELRRQQKEAERKEREEREEKRRVEREKRREEERKLEEQREKEREERRRRRDEEEREHRERRREEREREREREREREREDDRRRDERDRDRGRDRDRDWNRDVKSERTPKKERSDTPREPSQPPAPVDEKALEDEALELLLKEGKELAAKSRQRPEFDFEKAEALEMEEQQAQAPHQAQTRTSIPSRPKTERASDHTIREATEDRYDRYRGRQRDDSRSRSRTRRSSRYEDDRYRWRDSDRRDSERRDREMDLYRPSRERHDRDDRSDTRRRSRARSRTPIRDRDRGDGYRPHDREGEREKDSDRDFNRDRDRDRDRERDRDKERERERERENDRDQDKERGRDRDRDRDRERDRDRDRDRNRDRDRDRDWDRSDRSYRPRAYSHSRSRSRSRRRRSRSRVRSRSRSLTRRGREERDRSESRRRLSRRSRSPNQLDIDRYVPPTSTRSRSPKRRVRSPERDRTWSDRDRVRDRSRDRDRDWDRDRERDHDRSRIDRYIPGGGSVVGSASSVRGSSVDKDDRRSRRRSRSR, encoded by the exons ATGGCTACGTCCGATATTGAAATGACTGGTACGAAGCGGTCGGGAGAAGAAATCGGCAATGTCTATCGGAAAAAGTTCAAAGCTTCGGAGCTGCCGATCTCTCCTGGCCAGCGCGCAGCCATTGATAATTTGCTTTACTCTTTCAAGAAGAAGGGCGGATTTGATGCTGCGCGGAAGAAAATATGGGCTGAATTCAATAATGATAGT GAGGCGAAGAAGTCTTTTATCGTATCTTTAATTGAAATGGCGGAATCTGAAATTGAACGTGACCCTTCGCTATTATCCCGCGAGAGGGGTAAAGCTGCTACGCTTATAGAAGGCGCTGTGGATCGAAGCGATCTCTACAAGAGTGTAGAAAACGCAATAGATGCATTGTCTGCCAACTGTCTTGAGGAAATCCTCGACACCCTTAGAAGTATTCGTCGGCAGGAAGTGGGCGAGGAGATTGCTACGGCAGAGCAACGAAAGGGCAATACTACAGATGAGGAATACGCCCGTTTGGTAGAAGCTAAGAGGCAGGAGAGGGAAGAAGCAAGATTGAAGGAACTAGAAATGAAGAAAAAACTCGAAGAAGAACGCGCCAAGGCTGAAGCAGAAGAACGACAGAGACAAAGAGAGCTCCGGAGACAGCAAAAGGAAGCTGAACGAAAAGAACGTGAAGAGCGCGAGGAAAAGCGTCGTGTCGAGCGCGAGAAGCGGCGCGAAGAGGAAAGGAAACTTGAAGaacaaagagaaaaagagcgCGAAGAGCGGAGAAGGCGAcgagatgaagaagagagagagcacCGAGAACGCAGGCGCGAGGAGCGCGAAAGGGAacgagagagagaaagagaacgTGAAAGAGAAGACGATCGACGCCGTGACGAGCGCGATCGCGACCGTGGGAGAGACCGTGATAGAGATTGGAATCGTGATGTAAAATCTGAGCGAACACCCAAAAAGGAACGGTCCGATACCCCAAGGGAACCCTCTCAACCTCCCGCACCTGTGGACGAAAAGGCTTTGGAAGACGAAGCTCTAGAACTTCTTCTCAAGGAGGGGAAGGAGCTTGCCGCCAAATCCCGGCAACGTCCTGAATTTGATTTTGAGAAAGCAGAAGCGTTGGAGATGGAAGAGCAACAAGCCCAAGCACCACATCAGGCGCAAACACGAACCAGCATCCCTTCTCGTCCAAAAACAGAACGAGCATCTGATCATACAATACGAGAAGCTACTGAAGATCGGTACGACAGGTACCGAGGCCGACAACGTGATGATTCCAGAAGCAGGTCGCGAACTAGGCGATCGTCGCGCTATGAAGATGACCGATATCGTTGGAGGGACTCTGACAGGAGAGATTCTGAGAGAAGAGATCGTGAGATGGACCTATATCGACCATCACGTGAGAGACATGATCGAGATGATCGGTCAGATACGCGGAGGAGGAGTCGTGCCCGGAGCCGAACGCCTATCCGGGATCGAGATCGAGGCGACGGCTATCGGCCTCACGATAGAGAAGgggaaagagagaaagactCAGATAGGGACTTCAatcgggaccgggacagggACAGGGACAGGGAGAGGGATAGGGAcaaggagagagaaagagaaagagaaagggAAAACGACAGAGATCAGGATAAGGAAAGAGGGAGGGATAGGGATAGAGACCGAGATAGGGAGAGGGATAGAGATAGAGACCGAGATAGGAACCGGGATCGGGATCGGGATCGAGACTGGGATCGAAGTGACCGTAGCTATCGTCCCCGCGCTTACTCTCATTCGCGGTCACGTTCACGTTCACGGCGTCGAAGATCAAGGTCTCGGGTTCGTTCCCGCTCTCGCTCCCTGACACGCAGGGGCCGGGAGGAGAGAGACCGCTCTGAGTCCCGCAGGCGACTATCTCGTCGATCTAGATCGCCTAACCAGCTCGATATTGACCGCTATGTGCCACCGACCTCTACTCGAAGTCGCTCGCCTAAACGAAGGGTTCGCTCACCGGAGCGGGACAGAACATGGTCCGATAGGGACCGCGTTCGTGATCGGTCCCGTGATCGGGACAGAGACTGGGATAGAGATCGCGAGCGCGATCACGATCGAAGCCGGATAGATCGGTATATCCCTGGTGGTGGCTCTGTCGTTGGCAGTGCGAGTTCAGTCCGTGGCTCGAGTGTTGATAAAGATGATCGCAGGAGTAGACGGAGAAGCCGGAGCCGCTAG
- the TUF1 gene encoding translation elongation factor Tu (EggNog:ENOG410PFSB~COG:J~BUSCO:6895at33183), producing the protein MSNISRSLNVLLRTSRISLQRPRAVNPVQHVFARDRLVARGMATAFERTKPHVNVGTIGHVDHGKTTLTAAITKRQAEKGMASFLEYGAIDRAPEERKRGITISSSHIEYQTENRHYAHVDCPGHADYIKNMITGAANMDGAVVVVAASDGQMPQTREHLLLARQIGIQKIVVFVNKVDAIEDKEMLELVELEMRELLTSYGFEGEETPIIFGSALCALEGRQPEIGVTKIDELLQAVDTWIPTPQRETDKPFLMSIEEVFSISGRGTVVSGRVERGILKKDSEVEIVGGSPEPIKTKVTDIETFKKSCDESRAGDNSGLLLRGVKREDISRGMVVAVPGSVKAHTEFLVSLYVLTEAEGGRKSGFSSKYRPQMFIRTADEAAQLSWPGEDQDKMAMPGDNIEMICTTLHPVAAEAGQRFNIREGGRTVATGLVTRVIK; encoded by the exons ATGTCGAACATTTCTAGATCTCTCAATGTCCTTCTCAGGACCAGCAGAATCTCTCTGCAAAGACCGAGAGCCGTCAATCCTGTCCAACATGTCTTCGCTCGAGACAGACTGGTTGCTCGGGGCATGGCGACCGCCTTCGAGAGAACCAAGCCCCACGTCAATGTTG GCACCATTGGTCACGTCGATCACGGAAAG ACAACCTTGACCGCAGCCATCACCAAGCGTCAAGCAGAGAAGGGCATGGCCAGCTTCTTGGAATATGGTGCAATTGACAGGGCTCCTGAGGAGAGAAAGCGTGGTATCACTATCTCTTCTTCGCACATCGAATACCAGACAGAAAACCGACACTATGCCCACGTCGACTGCCCTGGACACGCCGATTACATTAAAAACATGATTACTGGTGCAGCCAACATGGATGGCGCAGTTGTCGTCGTTGCTGCTTCAGACGGTCAAAT GCCTCAAACTCGAGAGCATTTACTTCTCGCCCGTCAGATCGGTATCCAAAAAATCGTCGTCTTCGTGAACAAGGTTGATGCCATCGAGGACAAAGAGATGTTGGAGCTTGTTGAATTGGAGATGCGTGAACTCCTAACCAGCTACGGTTTCGAGGGTGAAGAAACTCCCATCATTTTTGGCTCTGCTCTCTGTGCCCTCGAAGGAAGACAACCCGAGATCGGTGTTACCAAGATTGATGAGCTCTTGCAGGCCGTCGACACCTGGATTCCCACTCCTCAGCGTGAGACTGACAAGCCCTTCTTGATGTCCATTGAGGAAGTGTTCTCTATTTCCGGACGAGGAACCGTTGTCTCCGGCCGTGTGGAGCGTGGTATCCTCAAGAAGGACTCCGAAGTTGAAATTGTCGGCGGTTCGCCCGAGCCAATCAAAACCAAGGTTACCGATATCGAAACCTTTAAGAAGTCTTGCGACGAGTCTCGCGCTGGTGATAACTCCGGCTTGCTCCTACGAGGCGTTAAGCGTGAAGATATTAGCCGTGGCATGGTCGTCGCTGTACCAGGAAGTGTCAAGGCCCATACTGAATTCTTAGTTTCGCTTTACGTCCTCACCGAAGCTGAGGGTGGGCGCAAATCTGGATTCAGCAGCAAGTACCGCCCACAGATGTTCATTCGCACTGCCG ACGAAGCGGCTCAGCTCAGCTGGCCCGGAGAAGATCAAGACAAGATGGCTATGCCAGGAGACAATATCGAAATGATTTGCACCACCTTGCACCCAGTTGCCGCCGAGGCTGGCCAGCGATTCAACATTCGTGAAGGTGGAAGAACCGTCGCTACTGGCCTTGTCACCCGTGTCATTAAATA
- a CDS encoding uncharacterized protein (EggNog:ENOG410PTVN): MAPQSLIKETDNENLIERPAVVQKHCFLTLPLNMRQKIYHFALVPERVFIKPFVPTCFRSGNGEQEKYETPNLAVLRVCKQIYEEAALVFYKENKFSIVVPDFLLCMIQKYPRLAQNIKLIRHVEIIFDICDFHYLTGVFRVQLEMMGQTITRQEDKFPAGKPAAKKIFAVSARLAGAEEYIVGKGSGDNTKWDDEGDGTEGHDAEINMGSENGPAQHVEDTDGNECKVEVHCQGAEASTHSFSSDYTTDTTPTFLDSAHEKDIARLNDLLWGRTLTFIRQRLQLEHIYMDFKGCFCPGGCCRPISHAMEWGIIKHFYHGIPNFVSISGASEAEREEVVDILHKQRLTMRVVEKMSMGENSDEEFENTQRGKTGDGKEEVRNEAEKVGKEVKMDPPNSPKRKVHREDVAYGDGKDAEGRIEPALKSKGKEKQNPKDTDATEDASLHNVGTAPTC, from the coding sequence ATGGCTCCACAGTCTCTTATCAAGGAAACTGATAACGAAAACTTAATTGAAAGACCTGCTGTTGTACAAAAGCATTGCTTTTTGACCTTACCATTAAACATGCGTCAAAAGATATATCATTTCGCTCTTGTTCCGGAGCGTGTCTTCATCAAGCCATTTGTCCCAACGTGCTTCAGGTCGGGCAATGGTGAGCAGGAAAAGTACGAGACACCAAATCTCGCTGTTTTACGTGTCTGTAAACAGATTTACGAGGAAGCAGCTCTAGTGTTctataaagaaaataagtttTCGATCGTCGTCCCGGACTTTCTACTCTGCATGATTCAGAAATACCCGCGCCTCGCGCAAAACATCAAGCTTATTCGCCATGTGGAAATCATATTTGATATTTGCGACTTCCATTATCTCACTGGTGTGTTTCGTGTTCAGTTGGAGATGATGGGTCAGACTATAACGCGTCAAGAGGATAAGTTCCCTGCTGGCAAACCGGCTGCAAAGAAGATCTTTGCTGTCAGTGCACGTCTCGCAGGTGCGGAGGAATACATAGTTGGCAAGGGTAGTGGAGACAATACCAAATGGGACGATGAGGGTGACGGCACCGAAGGTCATGACGCCGAAATCAATATGGGAAGCGAGAATGGACCGGCACAACATGTCGAAGATACAGATGGAAATGAATGCAAAGTGGAAGTCCACTGCCAGGGCGCCGAAGCAAGCACCcattctttctcttcagactATACGACCGATACCACTCCCACTTTTCTGGATTCAGCCCATGAGAAAGACATTGCAAGGCTCAATGATCTTCTTTGGGGCCGAACCCTAACATTCATTCGCCAGCGCCTGCAGTTAGAACATATTTACATGGATTTTAAAGGTTGTTTCTGCCCTGGTGGGTGCTGCCGTCCTATCAGTCATGCCATGGAATGGGGAATTATCAAGCATTTCTACCATGGTATACCCAATTTTGTGTCCATTAGTGGGGCAAGCGAAGCAGAACGCGAGGAGGTTGTCGACATTCTTCATAAGCAGCGTCTGACCATGAGGGTTGTCGAAAAAATGTCAATGGGCGAAAATTCCGATGAAGAGTTTGAAAATACGCAAAGAGGCAAAACAGGTGATGGAAAGGAGGAAGTACGGAACGAAGCAGAGAAGGTCGGCAAGGAGGTGAAGATGGATCCGCCCAACTCGCCAAAGAGAAAAGTTCACAGAGAAGACGTTGCATATGGGGATGGGAAGGACGCAGAAGGGAGGATCGAGCCCGCACTGAAGAGTAAGGGTAAGGAGAAGCAGAATCCGAAGGACACGGATGCTACAGAAGACGCTTCGCTGCACAACGTTGGAACAGCTCCTACATGCTAA
- a CDS encoding uncharacterized protein (EggNog:ENOG410PRIC~COG:S~TransMembrane:2 (o6-22i34-51o)~BUSCO:16880at33183), translating into MPVHKVLFWSGFGIAVRLWQLGIEMRPFFNRESLWVYPLFATVGGSFGYWLEGVESRQLKMLADRKEMLLEKRRRRAEREAGEPGLSKIEEGGMLASTS; encoded by the exons ATGCCTGTGCATAAGGTGCTTTTTTGGAGCGGTTTCG GTATTGCCGTCCGTCTCTGGCAGCTCGGTATCGAAATGCGCCCCTTCTTTAACAGAGAATCTTTATGGGTTTACCCACTTTTTGCGACCGTCGGCGGAAGCTTTGGATACTGGCTTGAAGGGGTGGAATCGAGACAATTGAAAATGCTCGCAGATAGAAAAGAGATGCTTTTGGAAAAACGACGAAGAAGAGCCGAGAGAGAGGCTGGCGAGCCAGGGTTGAGCAAGATAGAAGAGGGCGGAATGCTGGCCAGCACTTCGTAA
- a CDS encoding uncharacterized protein (EggNog:ENOG410PSJU~COG:J~BUSCO:12229at33183), with the protein MTHTRPVFSAAQALRSAFLPRIQTHARRPVTGSLNVYKLKRLNHSERQPLQHRFGARAQQIPWPKIPTTPSLKAPRDEAIRHQRVHLVEEDGSIGPAIPLRQVLGRFDRTEYSLVELISPSENYGSICKIMSKRTLREQEYARSRTSKPKPAKQIELNWAIDPNDLENRLNQMESFIAKGKKVELILTSKARKRKATEPEAQKTLAAVKEKIQEIGAIQSKKMQGRLLGHVQFFLEGKK; encoded by the coding sequence ATGACACACACACGACCCGTGTTTTCCGCCGCCCAAGCCCTCCGGTCTGCGTTCCTTCCGCGTATTCAGACCCACGCGCGACGCCCAGTTACAGGGTCCCTAAACGTATACAAGTTAAAGAGATTAAATCATTCAGAACGTCAGCCTCTGCAGCATCGTTTCGGTGCTCGTGCCCAGCAGATTCCGTGGCCAAAGATTCCCACAACCCCCTCACTCAAAGCCCCGCGAGACGAGGCCATTCGGCATCAGCGAGTACACCTTGTGGAGGAGGATGGATCGATAGGCCCGGCAATACCGCTCCGACAAGTACTCGGCAGATTCGATCGCACAGAGTACTCTCTCGTTGAGTTGATATCGCCATCCGAGAATTATGGCTCTATTTGTAAAATCATGAGCAAACGGACATTGCGCGAGCAAGAATATGCCAGAAGCCGAACGTCCAAGCCCAAGCCCGCGAAGCAAATTGAGTTGAATTGGGCGATTGATCCCAATGATCTTGAAAACCGGCTGAATCAGATGGAGTCGTTCATTGCCAAGGGGAAGAAGGTGGAATTGATATTGACTTCAAAAGCTCGGAAGAGAAAGGCTACAGAACCCGAAGCGCAAAAGACGTTGGCAGCAGTGAAAGAGAAAATACAGGAAATTGGAGCTATTCAGAGCAAGAAAATGCAGGGACGACTGTTAGGCCATGTCCAGTTCTTCttggaagggaagaagtag
- a CDS encoding uncharacterized protein (EggNog:ENOG410PKY3~COG:J~BUSCO:12204at33183) yields MPSSTMSNPSIRTTGPDLQPDESNDDTKSPATRKSLHQNIIGKLRPLPFQYRWVVWYEKQVESTNYDERLYLLHGDVADIATFYRVYNNYPWDKVKLRDSVHIFRKGTKPIWEDPENANGGCWTFQVPKAKCHAFFHELAILCMANELQAAVQGEHDHVLGVSSSVRFKTHLISVWNKAGRNEKSIRILGETIIERLSPELRPASSKTYYYKRHDEHDGYEAAMKAAMKNKEESNNATNKETSQCPSKDPGGGDEAGK; encoded by the exons ATGCCCTCGTCCACCATGAGCAATCCGAGCATTAGAACCACAGGCCCAGATTTGCAGCCGGACGAGAGTAACGACGACACGAAATCCCCCGCAACCCGCAAATCCCTCCACCAGAATATTATTGGCAAACTGCGGCCGCTTCCTTTTCAGTACCGATGGGTAGTATGGTACGAAAAGCAGGTGGAGTCAACCAACTACGACGAGAGACTATATCTGCTACATGGGGATGTTGCGGATATCGCTACCTTTTACCGAGTATACAACAATTATCCTTGGGATAAAGTCAAGCTGCGAGATTCAGTACATATTTTCAGAAAAGGAACGAAGCCAATATGGGAGGACCCCGAGAACGCGAACGGCGGGTGTTGGACTTTCCAGGTCCCCAAGGCGAAATGCCACGCCTTCTTTCACGAACTAGCCATTCTCTGCATGGCGAATGAACTACAAGCCGCCGTGCAAGGAG AGCACGATCATGTTCTGGGCGTGTCTTCCTCCGTCCGTTTCAAAACCCACCTCATCTCTGTCTGGAACAAAGCCGGTagaaatgaaaaatccaTCCGAATACTTGGGGAGACAATCATCGAGCGCCTTTCCCCCGAACTACGACCGGCCTCGTCAAAAACGTATTACTATAAACGGCATGACGAGCATGACGGGTATGAAGCTGCCATGAAAGCTGCCATGAAGAACAAAGAGGAGAGTAATAATGCCACAAATAAAGAGACCAGCCAATGTCCATCAAAGGACCCCGGCGGCGGGGATGAAGCTGGGaagtaa
- the GDA1 gene encoding Guanosine-diphosphatase (EggNog:ENOG410PG92~COG:F~TransMembrane:1 (i69-86o)~BUSCO:3754at33183): MSFETTVNTSTSTPLNSRSSLRRKPTTRKRTNRKEKRLEILARRGDQSLLELGKSCLAVVMTQSQRTRYLKTGGILALLLFFIYILSPSSNPSTSIGSHTTTSKCTKPHHPSKSLIQYALMIDAGSTGSRIHVYRFNNCGPTPELEHEEFKMTEKRKGGAGLSSYGEDAEGAAKSLDPLMQVALDTVPEEYRSCSPVAVKATAGLRMLGPELSQKILEAVRHRLETVYPFPVVSKEQGGVEIMDGKDEGVYAWITTNYLLGNIGSPEQNPTAAIFDLGGGSTQIVFEPIFKVPDQMEDGDHKYELTFGGRKFTLYQHSHLGYGLMAARNAVHKAIVETMHTSNGEDRSWLSDPIINPCVGPGMEAAVNVTLAEDHPLGAKLQVKMVGPKEGSSAAAQCRSIADKILRKDAECALKPCSFNGIHQPSLAKTFAREDVYIFSYFYDRTAPLGMPDSFTLRDLQHLTSTVCSGEGSWGVFSGIADALEELKGRPEYCLDLNFMLSLLHHGYEMPLDREVKTAKKIDGNELGWCLGASLPLLSKDSGWQCRVKQIT, translated from the exons ATGTCCTTTGAGACTACAGTTAATACTAGTACTTCGACGCCCTTAAATTCACGATCCTCTCTCAGGCGAAAGCCCACCACCCGAAAGCGTACGAACCGAAAAGAAAAGCGCCTCGAAATCCTGGCCAGACGTGGGGACCAGTCTTTATTGGAGCTAGGGAAAAGTTGCCTAGCCGTCGTTATGACACAAAGCCAGAGGACAAGATACCTGAAAACGGGCGGTATCCTCGCTCTTTTGCTGTTTTTCATATACATTCTCTCACCGTCGAGTAACCCATCCACGTCCATCGGAAGTCACACTACAACGTCGAAATGCACGAAACCACATCATCCCTCGAAGTCCCTAATTCAATACGCGTTGATGATCGATGCTGGAAGTACTGGTTCCAGAATTCATGTCTATCGATTCAATAACTGCGGCCCTACCCCTGAGCTTGAACATGAGGAGTTTAAGATGACAGAAAAGAGGAAAGGCGGAGCTGGACTCAGTTCTTATGGTGAAGACGCAGAAGGGGCTGCAAAGAGTCTCGACCCTTTGATGCAGGTGGCTTTAGATACGGTGCCGGAAGAGTACAGATCTTGCTCGCCGGTGGCTGTTAAAGCGACAGCGGGATTACGTATGCTTGGCCCAGAGCTTAGccaaaagattttggaagCGGTACGACATCGATTAGAAACGGTGTATCCATTCCCGGTTGTGTCAAAGGAGCAAGGCGGAGTCGAGATTATGGATGGAAAAGACGAGGGTGTATATGCATGGATCACGACCAACTATCTTCTCGGGAATATTGGTAGCCCTGAGCAAAACCCCACAGCTGCTATATTTGACCTCGGAGGAGGCTCCACTCAAATTGTTTTTGAACCGATATTCAAAGTTCCGGACCAGATGGAAGACGGTGATCATAAATATGAGCTCACCTTCGGCGGCAGAAAATTCACCTTATATCAACACTCACATCTCGGCTACGGGCTCATGGCAGCCAGGAACGCAGTTCATAAAGCTATCGTTGAAACAATGCACACTTCTAATGGTGAAGACCGATCTTGGCTTTCTGACCCAATTATTAATCCTTGCGTTGGTCCCGGCATGGAAGCCGCTGTCAACGTCACACTTGCTGAGGATCATCCCCTTGGAGCTAAGCTTCAGGTCAAAATGGTTGGCCCGAAGGAGGGTTCCTCAGCGGCAGCTCAATGTCGCAGCATTGCTGACAAAATTCTCCGGAAAGATGCCGAATGCGCTCTTAAACCTTGCTCGTTCAATGGTATCCATCAGCCATCCCTTGCCAAGACGTTTGCCCGAGAGGATGTGTACATTTTCTCGTACTTTTATGACCGCACGGCTCCGCTTGGAATGCCTGATTCGTTTACTCTGCGCGATCTTCAACATTTGACAAGCACAGTTTGCTCTGGGGAAGGTAGCTGGGGTGTGTTCAGTGGAATTGCTGACGCTTTAGAAGAACTAAAGGGTCGCCCCGAATATTGTTTGGATTTGAACTTTATGCTTTCACTCCTTCATCATGGCTATGAGATGCCTCTTGATAGAGAAGTTAAGACAGCAAAGAAAATCGATGGAAATGAGCTGGGATGGTGTTTGGGTGCCAG TCTTCCCCTTCTCAGCAAGGATTCCGGCTGGCAATGTCGTGTCAAGCAAATTACTTAA
- a CDS encoding uncharacterized protein (EggNog:ENOG410PYK7) — MSRSSNKRPPETDESDSSPKRPRPDSSNRSVSTNSDNSGASSHNTGSHELSSPSSPSSSSLAPTSYSAFSSSSSGRRDRDDLSPVAPNGDAVHSVPSEDEENEPIILTRPKPPMYRIPTSDLSARLAAFLPALRAANDTLERDIAAGKVMSAEIHDDSEDVNDRADGEGRRTDQYIEMNLGLGVLEQKSDDESEASSDRSPGSSNGESEGTRWSGGDTDVLDRLMGNKPITTRPIIEEMEQ, encoded by the exons ATGTCGAGATCATCGAACAAACGCCCTCCCGAAACCGACGAGTCCGATTCAAGCCCAAAAAGGCCCAGACCCGACTCCTCTAATCGCAGCGTTTCGACAAACAGCGATAACAGCGGTGCATCCTCCCACAACACCGGCTCACACGAGCTAAGCTCGCCAAGTTccccttcttcctcctctttaGCTCCTACTTCTTATTCGGCTTTCTCATCATCGTCGAGTGGTCGCCGCGATCGTGATGATTTAAGTCCTGTCGCGCCCAACGGCGACGCTGTACATTCAGTACCGAGCGAAGATGAGGAAAACGAGCCTATAATACTCACACGCCCTAAACCTCCTATGTATCGCATCCCTACTTCCGACCTATCAGCGCGTCTCGCGGCATTTCTCCCCGCTCTCAGAGCTGCGAATGACACTCTCGAAAGAGACATTGCTGCAGGAAAAGTAATGAGTGCCGAAATTCACGACGATAGTGAGGACGTCAATGATCGCGCCGATGGTGAAGGTCGAAGGACCGATCAGTACATTGAGATG AATCTCGGCCTTGGAGTCCTGGAACAGAAATCGGATGATGAGTCTGAGGCTAGTAGTGACAGAAGCCCTGGTTCTTCCAATGGTGAAAGTGAGGGCACCCGGTGGTCCGGAGGCGATACAGATGTCTTGGATAGGTTAATGGGGAATAAACCCATAACAACAAGGCCAATAATTGAAGAGATGGAACAATGA
- the ZRG17 gene encoding Endoplasmic reticulum zinc transporter (EggNog:ENOG410PH00~COG:P~TransMembrane:6 (i142-159o171-189i210-232o252-275i296-323o329-357i)~BUSCO:8720at33183): MASNPSIPVPPRTPTPPSDEPATANSVGSSLATPMTASFSRDALSPMVDTFPSGDPAWNPQRRASQDISGPFNFKPTALAKTPVVKSGVGQRRGHKYKHSSVSHQIFLEPPPRAPLALPNSLPIPTLKECRGSMSKEQKVRFWWSLCHMAVAGNTLWSAHGSMAMTGLSHLLLFDSLGAMLCVAVDVLGNFEVWRRSTVRHPFGLERAEVVAGFALSVLLFFMGGDLISHAITHLLETSGSGSHRPHSHGRVSSGSIDITALLALLATIISAIGLKNHARIGKAMRFAYIESLPSLLSNPAHFLTLSCSSLLLLLPLLSVTIYTWMDRAFALAVAMSMCALGIRLVATLGSMLLMSYSGRGVSSLMKDIASHPSVSGVEEAKFWQVHYGLCMANLKLRVAGPEDSLTKLRERISSMIKERLGGGYGSGGQKWEVSIQLNVEQL, from the exons ATGGCTTCGAATCCCTCAATCCCCGTCCCTCCACGGACTCCCACTCCTCCATCTGACGAACCCGCGACTGCTAATTCAGTTGGCTCTTCTTTGGCGACTCCGATGACAGCTTCGTTCTCTCGCGATGCCCTTTCCCCCATGGTCGACACGTTTCCATCTGGAG ATCCCGCTTGGAATCCACAGAGACGAGCCAGCCAGGATATTTCGGGGCCCTTCAATTTTAAGCCGACCGCTCTTGCGAAAACTCCAGTCGTGAAATCC GGCGTAGGGCAGCGTCGTGGCCACAAATACAAGCACAGCAGCGTATCTCATCAGATATTCCTCGAGCCGCCTCCAAGAGCACCGCTGGCACTCCCCAACTCGTTGCCTATTCCGACATTAAAAGAATGCCGTGGCAGTATGTCTAAAGAGCAAAAGGTCCGCTTTTGGTGGAGCTTATGCCATATGGCAGTTGCCGGAAATACACTGTGGAGTGCTCATGGATCTATGGCCATGACTGGACTTTCACATCTATTACTTTTCGACTCATTGGGAGCCATGCTTTGCGTCGCTGTCGACGTCCTTGGGAATTTTGAAGTCTGGAGGCGATCGACTGTCCGTCACCCGTTTGGCCTTGAACGTGCTGAGGTGGTCGCCGGCTTTGCCCTTTCTGTTTTGCTCTTTTTCATGGGCGGAGATCTCATATCTCACGCTATCACTCATCTCCTAGAGACTTCGGGTTCAGGGTCCCATCGTCCACATTCTCATGGACGTGTTTCCTCCGGGAGTATTGATATCACTGCGCTTCTTGCTCTTTTAGCCACTATCATATCCGCCATTGGCCTTAAAAACCATGCAAGGATTGGAAAAGCAATGCGCTTTGCATACATTGAGTCGTTGCCTTCTTTACTCAGCAATCCGGCACATTTCCTAACGCTCTCATGCTCCTctctgttgctgctgcttccTCTTTTGTCTGTGACTATCTACACGTGGATGGACAGGGCCTTTGCTCTGGCAGTTGCTATGTCAATGTGCGCTCTAGGGATAAGACTTGTGGCTACTCTTGGATCTATGCTTTTGATGTCATACTCAGGACGGGGAGTTTCAAGTCTGATGAAAGACATCGCGTCTCACCCATCAGTCTCAGGAGTCGAAGAAGCCAAATTCTGGCAGGTCCATTATGGGCTTTGCATGGCAAATCTCAAACTTAGGGTCGCTGGACCGGAAGATAGCCTTACCAAACTGCGGGAGCGGATCTCAAGTATGATCAAGGAACGACTCGGAGGAGGATATGGATCTGGAGGCCAGAAATGGGAGGTCTCCATTCAGTTAAATGTTGAACAACTGTGA